A stretch of DNA from Candidatus Pseudomonas phytovorans:
AGGCCCAGCATCAGCTCCATGGCCCCGTTGGGGCTGGCGGCGCTGAGGCGATCGCGATCCAGTGTGAAACTGGCGGGCGTGATGCGTGTTTGCGGGCTGCGCTCGGACAGGCTGGCACGTTGCTCGGGGTGGATACTGCAGCCGTAGTCGTCCAGCACTCCGGCGCGGCCAAGGAACCAGGCGCCATTCCACAGGCCGCCCAGGGCCATGCCGTGGGCGGCGCAGTCGTCCAGCAGGCGGTCGAGTTCAGGGTACTTGAGCGGGGTGCGCAAGCCACCGCAGACCACCAGCAGGTCCAGCGCTTTCAGCTCGCCAGCAGACAGCTCGGTGGCCACCAGCTCCAACCCCAGGTCGCTGGTTACCCGGTCGCCGTTCATTGACAACGGGGTGAACTGGAAACTGTCGGCGCGCAGCAGGTTGGCGGTGACCAGCACGTCCATGGCCACGGTGAAGCTGGCCATCGAGAAGTGTTCGAGCAGGACGAAATCAACCCGATAGGGGGCCTGGGCATTGGCGCTGGTGGATTTCAGCCGCAGCATGTTGCTGGTACTGGTCTTCTTGCTGAACTGACGTGGCGTGGGCACTCTGGACTCCGCTTCCTGGCTGGCCTGCAGAGTGTGGCGGGTGGCCGGGGGAAAGACAATGTTCCGGGTGGACGTGTCGTATTTCAGGTCGTGTTCAGGCAACCTGTCTGGCTTGGCACTTTGCCGCGATGTTGCCCACTGTCACTGAGGACGCCTTTGATGAAATACGCCGTTGCCCTGTTGTTCAGCCTGTTGCCGTTGCTGGCCAATGCCCTGGAGCCGGGTGAAAAACTGGCCCCGTGGTCGCTGCTCGACCAGCACGACCAGGCCTACAGCCTGGATACCAGCACGCACATCTTGCTGGTAGCCCGCGACATGGACGGCGCCAAGCTGGTAAAGGCGGCCCTGGCCGAGCAGCCCAAGGGCTACCTGGAGGCGCGTGATGCAGTGTTTGTTGCCGACATCCAGGGGATGCCGGCGCTGATCAGCAAGCTGTTCGCGATTCCCGCCATGCGCGATTACAATTACAGAGTGCTGCTCGACCGTGACGGGCGCGTCGCCGGCCGTTATCCCGGACAGGATGGCCAGGTGCAGTGGTTGCAGGTGGAGCAGGGCGTGCTGGTGAGCCAGCGGGCGTTCGCCGATGCGGCGGCGTTGAAGGCGGCGCTGGGGAGCGCCCGGCAGCGTTGAGAGCCATGCAGTTGGCCAAATGAATCTGAACCCTCAGCGCTGGCAGTAACCCAACCCAATACATGCCAAATGGGAGAGCGCTCATGGAAATCGGAACGATCTGGATCATCATCGCGGCCTTGGTCATCCTGCTGGAAATCTGGGCCATCTGGCACATTATCGGCAGTGACCAGCGCGCCGAGCGCAAGATGCTGTGGGTCGTGTTCGTTGTCTACGCACCATTCCCCGGTTTGTTGTTCTGGGCCTGGCGCGGCCCGCGGGCAGTGAAGGGGCGGGCGGTATTGCAGGAGAAATAACCGCGCCAATGCCAGGCGCGGGGTGCACCTGCGCTTGACCTCGAGTTAGCTTCAGGTCTGATACTGCGCCACTCTTCCTACCGAGTGAGGGCTTGTCGTGACCCAATCAACCGCATTCCAGCTGACCAATCCTGAGGGGCTGTACGACCCCAGTGGCAATGCCTACTCCCATGTCGCCGAAGTGAGTGCCGACAGCCGTCTGCTGTTCATCGCCGGCCAAGGCGGGGAAGACAGTAACGGCCAGTTGTCGCCATTGTTCGCCGAACAGGCCCGCCAGGCGCTAGCCAACCTTGAGGTGGCGCTGGCGTCCAAAGGCGCCGGCCTGGCCCACGTTTTCAAGCTGACCTTGCTGATTGTCGAGCATTCCGAAACGCGCCTGCGTCAATGGGTGGCCGAAGCCGACCGGGCCTGGGGCCCGCACATGAAACCGACCTGTACGCTAATCCCGGTACCCCGCCTGGCGCTGGACGGCATGCTTGTGGAGATCGACGCGGTGGCAGCGCTTTAACGCTGGGTGATGCTGTGGTGGCGCTTTGGAAACACTTTGTTGTATATCGGTATACGCATGGCCGCTATAACAACAATATTCCCTCAGAGGTGACCACACCATGAGCACCGGCACCACCACGCTGACCGATCGCAGGGCCAGGGCCTGGATCTGGCCCGCACTCTTCAGCCTGATGGCCTTTGCCGCCAACTCGGTG
This window harbors:
- a CDS encoding RidA family protein, giving the protein MTQSTAFQLTNPEGLYDPSGNAYSHVAEVSADSRLLFIAGQGGEDSNGQLSPLFAEQARQALANLEVALASKGAGLAHVFKLTLLIVEHSETRLRQWVAEADRAWGPHMKPTCTLIPVPRLALDGMLVEIDAVAAL
- a CDS encoding GlxA family transcriptional regulator; the protein is MPTPRQFSKKTSTSNMLRLKSTSANAQAPYRVDFVLLEHFSMASFTVAMDVLVTANLLRADSFQFTPLSMNGDRVTSDLGLELVATELSAGELKALDLLVVCGGLRTPLKYPELDRLLDDCAAHGMALGGLWNGAWFLGRAGVLDDYGCSIHPEQRASLSERSPQTRITPASFTLDRDRLSAASPNGAMELMLGLVRRLYGDGLAEGVEEILSFSGARYRQVGPGAKKSMSLHLRTIVELMENNLEETLSLDQLAAYSGRSRRQIDRLFQAQLGTSPRRYYMELRITKSRRLLQYSDLSVMEVAVACGFVSVSHFSKCYAAYFGYPPSREQRLGE
- a CDS encoding FAD/FMN-containing dehydrogenase, translating into MKYAVALLFSLLPLLANALEPGEKLAPWSLLDQHDQAYSLDTSTHILLVARDMDGAKLVKAALAEQPKGYLEARDAVFVADIQGMPALISKLFAIPAMRDYNYRVLLDRDGRVAGRYPGQDGQVQWLQVEQGVLVSQRAFADAAALKAALGSARQR
- a CDS encoding PLDc N-terminal domain-containing protein; translation: MEIGTIWIIIAALVILLEIWAIWHIIGSDQRAERKMLWVVFVVYAPFPGLLFWAWRGPRAVKGRAVLQEK